A section of the Amycolatopsis sp. AA4 genome encodes:
- a CDS encoding homoserine O-acetyltransferase yields the protein MHEFIPPATRFARLPESFAMKRGGVLHGARVAYETFGQPSRAGDNVVLLLTGLSPNAHAASSPEDPSPGWWESMVGPGKPIDTGQWHVVCVNSLGGCHGSTGPASTDPATGQPYRLGFPELSIEDIADAAAHTVRHLGFERLACVVGASMGGMSALALLARHPELARSHVSISAAAQSLPYSIAIRSLQREAIRSDPLWNDGRYVPERYPERGMLTARKIGMTTYRSAQEWERRFGRERSGPGETGFGPEFAVEFYLDHHARRFVRRFDPNSYLYLSRSMDWFDLGELCGGTAEALAALRVDQALVIGTQTDVLFPLHQQREIADGLRAGGADVEFLALESDLGHDAFLADLDSFGPPVAKFLSTL from the coding sequence ATGCACGAGTTCATTCCTCCGGCCACGCGGTTCGCGCGGCTGCCGGAGAGCTTCGCGATGAAACGCGGCGGCGTGCTGCACGGCGCGCGGGTCGCCTACGAGACCTTCGGGCAGCCGTCCCGAGCCGGGGACAACGTGGTGCTGCTGCTCACCGGGCTCTCGCCGAACGCGCACGCCGCGTCCAGTCCGGAGGACCCGAGCCCGGGCTGGTGGGAGTCGATGGTCGGGCCGGGCAAGCCGATCGACACCGGCCAGTGGCACGTGGTCTGCGTGAACTCGCTCGGCGGCTGCCACGGATCGACCGGGCCCGCTTCGACGGATCCGGCGACCGGGCAGCCGTACCGGCTCGGGTTTCCCGAACTGTCCATTGAGGACATCGCGGACGCGGCGGCGCATACGGTGCGGCACCTGGGTTTCGAGCGGCTGGCGTGCGTCGTCGGCGCGTCGATGGGAGGGATGAGCGCGCTGGCGTTGCTGGCCCGGCATCCGGAGCTGGCGCGCAGCCACGTCAGCATCTCCGCGGCGGCGCAGTCGCTGCCGTACTCGATCGCGATCCGTTCCCTGCAACGGGAAGCGATCCGGTCCGATCCACTGTGGAACGACGGCCGCTACGTTCCGGAGCGCTACCCGGAACGCGGAATGCTGACCGCGCGCAAGATCGGCATGACCACGTACCGGTCGGCTCAGGAATGGGAACGCCGGTTCGGCCGCGAAAGATCCGGGCCAGGGGAGACCGGGTTCGGACCGGAGTTCGCCGTCGAGTTCTACCTGGACCATCACGCGCGCCGCTTCGTGCGCCGGTTCGATCCCAACAGCTACCTCTATCTCAGCCGCAGCATGGACTGGTTCGACCTCGGCGAACTGTGCGGCGGCACCGCCGAGGCGCTGGCGGCGCTGCGGGTCGACCAGGCGCTCGTGATCGGCACACAGACCGACGTCCTGTTCCCGCTGCACCAGCAGCGGGAGATCGCCGACGGACTGCGGGCGGGCGGCGCGGACGTGGAGTTCCTCGCGCTGGAGTCCGATCTCGGCCACGACGCGTTCCTGGCGGACCTCGACAGTTTCGGTCCGCCGGTGGCGAAATTCCTGTCCACCCTGTGA
- a CDS encoding aminodeoxychorismate lyase, which translates to MRVLGYLDGTVADPDDPQIKVADLGLLRGDGVFETVLIEDGEPRELDLHLDRLARSARMMELPEPDDAQWERAIRAVVDAWPDDSEIAMKLIYTRGLDSEPDSPPTAFALGLEISPRMLRERTEGIAAITLERGIEPGLAERAPWLLLGAKTLSYAVNMAALREADRRGASDVIFTATDGSVLEGPTVSVVLVRDRTLYTPPPIIGILPGTTQAAVYRGAERAGFTAKIERLTVDDLFTGDGVFVASSVRKLTRVHTLDGKHLPDSTELHRELSAAYESVYR; encoded by the coding sequence GTGCGTGTTCTTGGCTACCTGGACGGCACCGTAGCCGACCCGGACGATCCCCAGATCAAGGTCGCCGACTTGGGCTTGCTCCGCGGGGACGGTGTGTTCGAGACCGTCCTGATCGAGGACGGCGAACCGAGGGAACTGGACCTGCACCTGGACCGCCTCGCCCGTTCGGCGCGGATGATGGAACTGCCCGAGCCGGACGACGCGCAGTGGGAACGGGCCATCCGCGCGGTGGTCGACGCCTGGCCCGACGACAGCGAAATCGCGATGAAGCTCATCTACACCAGGGGACTGGACAGCGAACCCGATTCCCCTCCGACCGCCTTCGCGCTCGGCCTCGAAATCAGCCCGAGAATGCTGCGCGAACGCACCGAGGGGATCGCCGCGATCACCCTGGAACGCGGCATCGAACCCGGTCTGGCCGAACGCGCGCCGTGGCTGCTGCTGGGCGCCAAGACGCTGTCCTACGCGGTCAACATGGCCGCCCTGCGCGAGGCGGACCGCCGCGGCGCGTCGGACGTCATCTTCACCGCGACCGACGGTTCGGTGCTGGAAGGCCCGACGGTTTCGGTGGTGCTCGTGCGCGACCGGACCCTGTACACGCCGCCGCCGATCATCGGCATCCTCCCCGGGACGACGCAGGCCGCGGTCTACCGGGGAGCCGAACGGGCCGGTTTCACGGCGAAGATCGAGAGGCTGACCGTGGACGATCTCTTCACCGGGGACGGGGTTTTCGTCGCGTCGTCGGTCCGGAAACTGACGCGCGT
- a CDS encoding RimK family alpha-L-glutamate ligase — translation MTTVALVTDRVSLPIDYDMPLLREACTKVGLDTEVCQWEDPEVDWARFDAVVLRSPWNYVDQLPDFLAWCQRVEEATLLLNPLAVARWALDKSYLADLAALGVPVVPSRFASSGDDPDVVVREVLDKHRDAMEIVVKPGIGAYSRNVRRFPRPAASEAAAHLSKLFGEGGHALLQPYLESVDRNGETNLIYFDRQYSHAIRKAAMLLPDGTVHVPTLDFRTPRVADEDERAVASAALDAAASHLGLDRPLLYGRVDLVRDDRGQPRVLELDICEPSLNLPFGDGSALRFATVLAERVGA, via the coding sequence ATGACCACTGTCGCACTCGTGACCGACCGCGTCAGCCTGCCCATCGACTACGACATGCCGCTGCTGCGCGAGGCCTGCACGAAAGTCGGTCTCGACACCGAGGTCTGCCAATGGGAGGACCCTGAGGTCGACTGGGCGCGGTTCGACGCGGTCGTGCTGCGCTCGCCGTGGAACTACGTCGACCAGTTGCCGGACTTCCTGGCGTGGTGCCAACGGGTCGAAGAGGCGACGCTCCTGCTCAACCCGCTCGCGGTCGCCAGGTGGGCGCTGGACAAGTCCTATCTGGCGGATCTGGCCGCGCTCGGCGTCCCGGTCGTGCCGAGCCGGTTCGCTTCGTCGGGGGACGATCCCGACGTCGTGGTGCGGGAAGTGCTGGACAAGCATCGCGACGCGATGGAAATCGTCGTGAAGCCGGGAATCGGCGCGTATTCGCGCAATGTCCGCCGCTTCCCCCGGCCGGCGGCTTCCGAGGCCGCCGCGCATCTGTCGAAGCTGTTCGGCGAGGGCGGGCACGCGCTCCTCCAGCCGTATCTCGAGTCGGTCGACCGGAACGGCGAAACGAACCTGATCTACTTCGACCGGCAGTACAGCCACGCGATCCGCAAGGCCGCGATGCTGCTGCCGGACGGAACCGTGCACGTTCCGACGCTCGACTTCCGCACCCCGCGCGTCGCCGACGAGGACGAACGCGCGGTCGCCTCGGCCGCCCTCGACGCCGCCGCGAGCCATCTGGGCCTGGACCGTCCGCTGCTGTACGGCCGGGTCGACCTGGTCCGCGACGACCGGGGACAGCCTCGGGTGCTGGAACTCGACATCTGCGAACCGTCTCTCAACCTGCCGTTCGGCGACGGCAGCGCGCTGCGGTTCGCCACCGTTCTCGCCGAGCGGGTCGGGGCCTGA
- the dapF gene encoding diaminopimelate epimerase translates to MSPTLAFTKMHGCGNDFVVLDLRDAPAPSPDLCRALADRHTGVGCDLILGIRPPRSTTAVAAFEIWTGEGESSLQCGNGARCVASWLVRAGLARPPSFEIDSPSGTHPVKVLGDNEFSIGLTVPRFAPEEIPLTGFAGRDGWYEAVLADGTSVRFAAASTGNPHAVLEVDDVGGGSVARLGPAVRALPGLPPTVNVGFAEVVARDRIRLRVHEFGAGETLACGSGACAAAAVLIRAGRLGRDVAVEVPGGELRVGWPSEEEPIVLAGPAVTVYEGGFRHAAVLQHS, encoded by the coding sequence GTGAGCCCTACGCTTGCGTTCACCAAAATGCACGGGTGCGGCAACGATTTCGTCGTACTCGACCTGCGGGACGCGCCCGCGCCGTCGCCGGACCTGTGCCGGGCGCTCGCCGACCGGCACACCGGCGTCGGCTGCGACCTGATCCTCGGGATCCGGCCGCCGCGCAGCACCACCGCGGTCGCGGCGTTCGAGATCTGGACCGGAGAAGGCGAAAGCTCGCTGCAGTGCGGCAACGGCGCCCGCTGCGTCGCCTCCTGGCTCGTCCGGGCCGGGCTCGCGCGTCCGCCGTCGTTCGAAATCGACAGTCCGAGCGGCACGCATCCGGTGAAAGTGCTGGGAGACAACGAGTTCAGCATCGGGCTGACCGTTCCCCGGTTCGCTCCCGAGGAGATCCCGCTGACCGGCTTCGCGGGCCGGGACGGCTGGTACGAGGCGGTGCTGGCGGACGGGACTTCCGTCCGCTTCGCCGCGGCCTCCACCGGCAACCCGCACGCGGTGCTCGAGGTCGACGACGTCGGCGGCGGCTCGGTGGCGCGGCTCGGCCCGGCCGTGCGGGCGCTGCCCGGGCTGCCGCCGACGGTCAACGTCGGGTTCGCCGAGGTCGTCGCGCGCGACCGGATCCGGTTGCGGGTCCACGAGTTCGGCGCGGGCGAGACGCTCGCCTGCGGGAGCGGGGCGTGCGCCGCCGCCGCGGTGCTGATCCGGGCCGGGCGGCTCGGCCGGGACGTCGCGGTCGAGGTGCCCGGCGGCGAGCTGCGGGTCGGCTGGCCGTCCGAGGAGGAGCCGATCGTCCTGGCCGGTCCGGCCGTCACTGTGTACGAAGGAGGTTTCCGTCATGCCGCTGTACTCCAGCATTCTTGA
- the cysK gene encoding cysteine synthase A: MPLYSSILDAIGRTPIVRLNRMAPGHVSVYVKVESFNPGGSVKDRLALAIVLDAEARGALKPGDTIVECTSGNVGIALAMVAAARGYQFVAVLGDTYSVERRKLIRAYGGKVLLFPGHLGSLGGNRIADELAEKHGWFRARQFENPANPAYHRETTAAEILSDFAGKRLDTFVTGFGTSGTITGVGQMLKLARPDVRTVVLEPEKAAVLAGQSWNLHQLQGLAPNFVPGVMDRTVIDELVTIDDELARDTARRLAAEEGIFAGMSAGATLAAALREAENSPEGAVLLAMLPDTGERYLSSFWFEGISDGSDDEWLASLGE, encoded by the coding sequence ATGCCGCTGTACTCCAGCATTCTTGACGCGATCGGCCGCACGCCGATCGTGCGGCTGAACCGGATGGCGCCCGGGCACGTCTCGGTGTACGTCAAGGTCGAATCGTTCAACCCGGGCGGTTCGGTGAAGGACCGGCTGGCGCTCGCCATCGTTCTCGACGCCGAGGCGCGGGGAGCGCTCAAGCCCGGCGACACGATCGTGGAGTGCACGTCCGGGAACGTCGGCATCGCGCTGGCGATGGTGGCGGCCGCGCGCGGGTACCAGTTCGTCGCGGTTCTCGGCGACACGTACTCGGTGGAGCGGCGCAAGCTGATCCGCGCGTACGGCGGCAAGGTGCTGCTGTTCCCCGGACACCTCGGCAGCCTCGGCGGCAACCGGATCGCCGACGAACTGGCCGAGAAGCACGGCTGGTTCCGCGCCCGCCAGTTCGAGAACCCGGCGAACCCCGCGTACCACCGGGAGACCACGGCCGCGGAGATCCTGTCCGACTTCGCCGGGAAACGGCTGGACACGTTCGTCACCGGATTCGGCACGAGCGGCACCATCACCGGTGTCGGGCAGATGCTCAAGCTCGCCCGCCCGGACGTGCGGACCGTCGTGCTGGAGCCGGAAAAGGCGGCCGTGCTGGCCGGACAGTCCTGGAATCTGCACCAGCTGCAGGGCCTGGCTCCGAACTTCGTTCCCGGCGTCATGGACCGCACCGTGATCGACGAGCTGGTGACGATCGACGACGAGCTGGCCAGGGACACCGCGCGCCGCCTCGCCGCCGAGGAGGGGATCTTCGCCGGCATGTCCGCGGGCGCGACCCTCGCCGCCGCCCTGCGCGAAGCGGAGAACTCGCCCGAGGGCGCGGTGCTGCTCGCGATGCTGCCCGACACCGGCGAACGGTATCTGTCCAGCTTCTGGTTCGAAGGGATCAGCGACGGTTCGGACGACGAATGGCTGGCCTCGCTCGGCGAGTGA
- a CDS encoding arginase family protein, which produces MMEVIVSQGRIGDRGAGMIEGAARTARALEERYGAEPRYVGTPAGPEDDDWPASLRAAERTLSGLAQAVSASVAAGRRTVLAANTCSASLATLPAAVRAYPDCAVLWIDAHGDFHTPDTTESGYLGGMALSGACGLWDSGQGAGVDPSRVVLVGARDIDAPERELLDKAGVRILAPADVTGERVAAAVGGARVWVHIDWDVLEPGTVPADYHVPDGLLPAKIREILEAVPAADVLGLELAEFAATGDESTDARATESIVDMIAPVFATAAVR; this is translated from the coding sequence ATGATGGAAGTGATCGTTTCCCAAGGCCGCATCGGCGACCGCGGCGCGGGAATGATCGAGGGCGCGGCTCGCACGGCGCGGGCGCTGGAAGAGCGGTACGGCGCCGAACCGCGGTACGTCGGCACGCCCGCCGGTCCGGAGGACGACGACTGGCCGGCCAGCCTCCGCGCGGCCGAGAGGACGCTTTCCGGTCTGGCGCAAGCGGTTTCGGCGAGCGTCGCGGCCGGACGGCGGACGGTGCTCGCGGCCAACACCTGTTCGGCCAGCCTGGCGACGCTGCCCGCAGCCGTTCGGGCGTACCCGGACTGCGCGGTGCTGTGGATCGACGCGCACGGCGATTTCCACACCCCGGACACCACGGAATCGGGCTATCTGGGCGGAATGGCGCTCTCCGGCGCGTGCGGCCTGTGGGACAGCGGGCAAGGGGCCGGCGTCGACCCCAGCCGGGTCGTCCTGGTCGGCGCGCGCGATATCGACGCGCCCGAACGCGAGCTGCTGGACAAGGCGGGCGTCCGGATCCTCGCCCCGGCGGACGTCACCGGCGAGCGGGTCGCGGCGGCGGTCGGCGGCGCGCGGGTCTGGGTGCACATCGACTGGGACGTGCTCGAACCGGGCACCGTCCCGGCCGATTACCACGTGCCGGACGGCCTGCTGCCCGCCAAGATCCGCGAGATCCTCGAAGCCGTCCCGGCCGCGGACGTCCTCGGCTTGGAACTGGCCGAATTCGCCGCGACCGGCGACGAAAGCACCGACGCCCGCGCGACAGAGTCCATTGTGGACATGATCGCGCCGGTGTTCGCGACCGCGGCGGTGCGATGA
- a CDS encoding SDR family oxidoreductase — MESTIALVTGANRGIGFEIVRQLAERRVRVVLSGRDEAAVETAAAGLRDAGLAVEGLQLDVTDAKSIEAAAAELETRYGKLDILVNNAAVRIEKYGKRPSQQTLAEWRETFDTNLFGLVETTLALLPLIRKSAAGRIVNVSSLLGSLTLHSDPESYTYSDTFKALPAYSATKSAVNSWSVHLAYELRDTPIKVNSAHPGYTRTGMNDGAGDQEPPDGAVTSVELALLDEHGPTGSYVHAGKVLPW, encoded by the coding sequence GTGGAGAGCACCATCGCGCTGGTCACCGGCGCCAACCGCGGCATCGGGTTCGAGATCGTGCGCCAGCTCGCCGAACGCCGCGTCCGCGTGGTGCTCAGCGGGCGGGACGAAGCGGCGGTCGAGACGGCCGCGGCGGGATTGCGCGACGCGGGCCTCGCCGTCGAGGGGCTTCAGCTCGACGTGACGGACGCGAAGAGCATCGAGGCTGCCGCGGCGGAGCTGGAAACCCGCTACGGAAAGCTCGACATCCTGGTCAACAACGCGGCCGTGCGGATCGAGAAGTACGGCAAACGGCCGTCGCAGCAGACGCTGGCCGAATGGCGGGAAACCTTCGACACCAACCTGTTCGGCCTGGTCGAGACGACGCTGGCGCTGCTGCCGCTGATCCGGAAGTCGGCGGCCGGGCGGATCGTCAACGTGTCGAGCCTGCTCGGGTCGCTGACCCTGCACAGCGATCCCGAGTCCTACACCTACAGCGACACCTTCAAGGCGCTTCCGGCTTACAGCGCCACGAAAAGCGCGGTGAATTCGTGGAGCGTGCACCTGGCGTACGAACTGCGGGACACGCCGATCAAGGTCAACTCGGCCCACCCCGGCTACACGAGAACCGGAATGAACGACGGGGCCGGCGACCAGGAGCCGCCCGACGGCGCCGTGACCAGCGTCGAACTCGCCCTGCTCGACGAGCACGGCCCGACCGGCAGCTACGTGCACGCCGGGAAGGTCCTGCCGTGGTGA